The Vibrio metoecus sequence CAACCGCTGGACGTACGCCCGCGTTGAACAGTTCAGTTTGTAGGAAGATCTGACCATCAGTGATCGAGATTACGTTGGTCGGTACGAATGCCGATACGTCACCAGCTTGAGTTTCGATGATTGGCAGAGCGGTTAGAGAACCGGTCTTACCTTTCACTTCACCCTTAGTGAAACGCTCTACGTACTCTTCGTTTACACGAGCGGCACGCTCTAGTAGACGAGAGTGGAGGTAGAATACGTCGCCAGGGAAAGCTTCACGGCCTGGTGGACGACGCAGAAGCAGTGAGATTTGACGGTAAGCAACAGCCTGTTTAGACAGGTCATCGTATACAATCAGAGCATCTTCACCGCGATCGCGGAAGTATTCACCCATCGCACAACCTGAGTAAGGCGCGAGGTATTGCAGTGCAGCAGATTCAGACGCTGAAGCCACCACAACAATGGTGTTTTTCAGTGCGCCGTGCTCTTCCAATTTACGAACAACGTTCGCAATGGTTGACGCTTTCTGGCCGATAGCAACATAGATAGAGTAAATACCAGAGTTTTTCTGGTTGATGATCGCATCAATCGCCAACGCAGTTTTACCTGTTTGACGGTCGCCGATGATCAGCTCACGCTGGCCACGGCCGATTGGGATCATCGAGTCAACTGATTTGTAACCAGTCTGAACAGGTTGATCAACCGATTTACGATCGATAACACCCGGTGCGATCACTTCAACAGGTGAAGTCAGTTTTGCACCGATAGGGCCTTTACCATCAATAGGCTCACCCAAAGTGTTAACCACACGACCTAGCAGTTCAGGACCAACAGGAACTTCCAAAATACGGCCAGTACCTGTTACTTTCATACCTTCACGCAGGTCTGCGTATGGACCCATTACTACCGCACCAACCGAGTCACGCTCAAGGTTCAGTGCCAGTGCATAACGGTTGCCCGGTAATTCAATCATTTCACCTTGCATAACATCTGCAAGGCCGTGAATACGAATGATACCGTCGCTTACCGATACGATAGTACCTTCGTTGCGAGCTTCACTAACAACGTTGAAAGATTCAATACGTTGTTTGATCAGATCGCTAATTTCCGTGGAATTAAGTTGCATGCTCCAATCCCCATCAAGACTGCAATGCATCGCTCAGACGCTTCAAACGTCC is a genomic window containing:
- the atpA gene encoding F0F1 ATP synthase subunit alpha, with the protein product MQLNSTEISDLIKQRIESFNVVSEARNEGTIVSVSDGIIRIHGLADVMQGEMIELPGNRYALALNLERDSVGAVVMGPYADLREGMKVTGTGRILEVPVGPELLGRVVNTLGEPIDGKGPIGAKLTSPVEVIAPGVIDRKSVDQPVQTGYKSVDSMIPIGRGQRELIIGDRQTGKTALAIDAIINQKNSGIYSIYVAIGQKASTIANVVRKLEEHGALKNTIVVVASASESAALQYLAPYSGCAMGEYFRDRGEDALIVYDDLSKQAVAYRQISLLLRRPPGREAFPGDVFYLHSRLLERAARVNEEYVERFTKGEVKGKTGSLTALPIIETQAGDVSAFVPTNVISITDGQIFLQTELFNAGVRPAVDPGISVSRVGGAAQTKIVKKLSGGIRTALAAYRELAAFAQFSSDLDEATKRQLTHGQKVTELMKQKQYAPMSVFDQALVIFAAERGYLTDVELNKVLDFEAALLSYARAHYAELAAQIDKTGAYNDEIEAQLKKLVDDFKATQTW